A window of Gossypium raimondii isolate GPD5lz chromosome 7, ASM2569854v1, whole genome shotgun sequence genomic DNA:
ACTTTTTTCCTTGCTTTTGCCtataacattttaactttttttttttctatacaATGGTTACTTTTATTCATATTTCTCAAATTACTGATCGTTAAGTCACCTGTCCAGGTTCGAAGGTCTATCTAAAAAGTGAGAagatttgggaaaaaaatatatGCCTAGAAAATGggattggacaaaaaataaagcTTGTTTTCTAAATGGGCTGGGCCTCGAGTAAGATTTTTTTAGCTTGAGCCCAGCCTAAATTTGCCTAAAAGTTTTTCCTATgttattttgctattatattgttactagtttgttattattatttggatattgtataattattgttttattgttaattttgctactattttagatacatttatttacaaagttgcaactatcttaatgttatttaagtataaagatttttttaaatatattttcaatttgttgtgaaatatttattttaatatttttagtttatttgatgtattatatttttttaattcattttcaaataaaaatataaaaaaattaatataggaAGACCAAACTAAACTcgagtttaacattttttatctGGGTCgagcttaagtaaaattttaagtctatTTTTCAAGTTGGGCCAGACTTGAAGTCTAAAAAACgtgtttgaaattttgcatTAGCTCGACTTGACCTTCAAATCTAACTGAAACCcacatcattttaatttcaatgacATCAATTGCGACTCcaatatttaatagttaaaagtgaaatttaatcataaagtttttacatatataagtAAGTACCATAAGAGTTAAGAGAAGGCATTGGCACAATTGGTAAAGATCTTAGACTTTAAGATTTagtttaacattatttttaaaagtgcttctaaaagtatttttaaaaattttgttttaaaatttaagtgtttaatattaTTGGTAAAAAGCGCTTTAGCAagtaaaatgtctattttagacatagtattataaagtaataaatatgcatttaaataatattcaaattagttaatattattatatcttagtaaaaatataaaaataatttattataatttattgttaatattttaatatatgaaatatattttaaatatttttaagccataaatattaattatttataaattttaatttaaatatataaactatattttaaatattaaaatataaaacatttaaatttaaatacataatattatatatttaaaataaaattcaatagaaaagtaattaatactcaatataaatattatataaaatactttataaatgttaaaattgttcTTTATTCCTAAAAGCACTTTTAAGTTCAAAACATTTTCTAAAAGTACATCTGActaaaaaattgtttgtttatgacttaaaatcactttgacccaaaaataattttgaggagTAATGCTAAATTAAGTctaaaagttgagatttaatatgAGTTTGGATGGGTAGGGCGGTGTATTTAGATTACTTTTTTCTTACACTATAATATTTAATGTTactgttattgttatttttacactaacagtAATTTTGATTAATGAACTTACCGCCTTTACACGTGGACGGGTGAAACTTAAAAACAGAAAGCATTAGGGAACCAGCAGAAGAAAAGTTCGAGGCCAAGAATGGCGATGCTGATCGTTGATTTTCTCTCGgtgcaataaaagaaaaaaccctgACGCTTCAAACAGTTACTACAAAATTTGCTGATATGGTTACCTCTATGCTTCTTAAATTTGAGTTGAATAACAAGCCTATTTGGTTGTTTAAAtgctttttatataaactttgtTTAAAGCTATAAAACTAAAATCCTTTCATTTGATTTGGTTCTGTTTCAAGGTCGCAATTCAACCTTTCTTTGTAGTCTCAATTGAATAGCTCCAGGTTTGGTTCCTCAAcctttttgaattaaatgttggTACTGCCGTTATTGTTGAGTTTCTTTGCATGTTATGCTTGTGTATTTTATGCTGAAACCTCGAATACTATAGCTAGTTGAGTATTCTTGTTTCAAATGTCGGTACATATCTGGGTAATGTTTCGCTGAACATAATAATCAAGATCCTAACTATCTGGATGGTAAGTGTCTAGTTCTTTTGAATTGAGCATGTAAATGTTATTGCTTGTTAGGGGTTTATTTGATTGGAAAATTTCTTGCTACTTTTTCCCCTGCATTTACATATTCAATGACTTTGCTCAGTCGCATGTGGTTTCCCCTGCATTTATGTAGGATAACTTTTTACTTAGTACCATGTGATTTTTGTAATATGTTCTCTTTTTTTGCAGTCTCTAAGGAGGGAGGAAGCATAAAGCAGTGCATATTTTCATTCTCGATACTGGGCAGGATGATCATGTTATAGTGCTTTTAGATGATTACCTAAAACAGGTTGGTTGATAGATGCTTTTAAATTTCGTTGATTAAGGACGGTTCAAACTGGGACCTGTTACATATCATCTAGGCTGGCCTCGATTGAGGTATTAATCTTCGTGGTGCTCGGTATTCTAGGTGAAGGATGCTTGTTTTGTTGCAAGGCTAACTATGTAGGCTATCTTTTTACAGATTTCTCAGTCTATAATATATACAGATAGAACATGTAAAATAATTAAGGAAAGGAAACAAGGTGAACTTGAAGTTTTTGAGTGGCTTCAAGTGCATGTTATTGCATCCAAGCTAGAAACTAGGATTGAACATCTAGAACTTGTGAGTGATCCAAACATCAATGGACTTAGTTGTTCGTTTACGTTTTATGTTGCTTGAGATAGATatgattttgtgtttattaaagcTCTCGGTCAGCAAATTTATTCTAAAAGTGCCATTTTGAGTCATTGTTTCAACCATATTTATTGGTCTGTATTTGCAAGTGTGACAGATCCCAGCCATTACATGTCAGTTCGGTTTTTAGTTTGCATGTTCAGCTTTTATTCCTTCCctctgtgtgtgtgtgtgtgtgtgtcttGGTGGGTGTGAGGCAATATCgcatgttttattttgcaaagGAGAAAATTTCCATCCTAGATATGTTGATTAGTTTTGTATCTGAAGTTCTAATCATTTTGTAAATTAGGTTCTCAGAAGTCagaaatataaatatacgaCCAATTTATCATTGGAACTATATGGAATGTTAGATTTTTCTGGTTACAAAAGGAGTTGAACAGAAATGTAATATAGAATCTGTTACCGATGCCTTTGTGGCCAAGAACTATGCCAGACGCAAGAAACCAGCAGTAGGAGAAGGGATCTGATTTTGATTTCATTGTGATGTGATTCTAGTTTTGTGGGATTTAattctgattttatttttaagaatttccttattagtttaaataaGACTTTCCTAGTATGCTATCAGATTTGGGCTTGGCATCTATTACCTAATTTTTAAACTCTgtttaaataggaaaataattcatgaataatacAAGTTGAAAGTTGAAAGTTTCAGTAAGTTTAAGGTAGGCAACTCGCTTAGAGTTTCAAGGTAGGCAACTCCCTTAAGAGTTCAATAACCACAGGCAAAAATAGGAATCGAAATAAGGGCAAAGACCCTTCATTCGAATCTGATTCTTGTGCTACTCGTTTGATGACTTGATCCCAGACTCGGGTCCGCAACAGAATCCCATTGAATCCTTTATTGCTATTTTGGGTTCCCAATAGCCAACTTTTCACTTCACTTATTTGGTTTCCATCAAATTAAAAGATCAGAAGGAGCGTGAACTTTGGAAGTGGATGTAATATTAAAACCTGTGTACTTTAAATGAGTATGAATGACATAGATACTTGTCCTCCCTTTGCACTTCACTAACTACTTTGAATAATTATGATGCTGTTTTGGTATAGCAAAGATAGAGCGCTCTTTAGAATTTGTAATATCTGAATTTTAAGTCCAATATTCTATCAGCTTTGTACTTGCAGTGTTCTTATTATGCTTGGTATGCAGGGAAGGAAAGAAGTCCTTTCTCTTTTAAATCGTAGGAGATGTAAAGGGATGATGTTGGTCCATTTGGAAAGGAAGCGCCTTTAATTGTTTCCTTTGATGTAAGGTTTCACTTTCTTTGCTTGATTGGACTTGGTCTCTCAAAACTGCTCATACACCAACTGCCATAGGTGTTTGCGTCTCAAAAGATTAGCTTCCAAGAAGACATTACTAGCAATGACAGTTGGACTATATTGCTTCTCTTCTGGTTCAGTCTTGAATATGAGGTGTAGTTACTAGTACACTGGAGTCATTAGCTTTTAATGCTTTATATCatgatgaaaaattttaatcagGTTGGTTAATACACTGTCATGCAATCAGGCACATTGGCATTGAATGCTGGATGAAGTGAGCGTCTTCTCTTCTAAGTTTtgtattattcatttatttgccaaccttgactGATTAATTGCTGTAAGACTCAACTCTAATAATACTTCAGTTGATTGCATGTTACCATGATCAGTTGCAAATTCATGAAGTTGTTTTGCTTCTATCAACTTGCCAACATAATGTGTAAGTAGTTTCCTTTTGATCTCTCTATGTTAAAGCTAAAGTGAATCACTGTAAATGATCTTTTTTCAATTATACTGACGCAGACCCGAGTTGAGAGAATTTGAATATATATCGCCAAAGAACTTTGAACAGTGGCAGGCTAGTGCTGCAGAAATCTTAATCATTTGAATTGATAATAAACCTGAAACTCCACtgtaaacatcaaaatacatattaaaaaccaaaatgcaTTTTTGAAAGTGCGAAACTTTTAGTGAAGATCTTGACTACATTTATAAGCATTCACTTATATATATTGTTGTATTTGTGTGCATCAATGAAAGAAAAACCCCTTTCCTTTAAAGTATTGAACATTGAAGAGATcctaatatatatgattaaatactcTTAATTgctttataaattatgttaaacaagtATAGATTTTGTAAGACTTTTCTCGTTAGAATTTCTTTAGAATGAAAACTGTTAAAACTGTATAGATCAAATTTAAAAGGGAAGATAgcttatttgttaatttttattacagAGAGATAAACACCCTTGGGATGGTCATTTTATTGATGGGTTTCTTTTGGAAAACGAAAATGTGACTTTTTAGTTCATAAATAATTGTGTAGCTGTTAATCATAAACGATTAGAATGATTATATAGATGCTGCAGCAGCAATTATTAGTTTTATGTTATCTTTGATCTTGGTGTAACAAGAATCTCTTGGAAAATAATTTGCCATGCTTGCAGACCCATGTTAAGAGAGAAAGTCCTTGATATCGCTTCATACTAACTTGGCTTTTATGCCTTACGGCTTAGAATTTTCGTCATTTGATGAAATTTAgcacaaggaaaataaaatcaGTTGAATTGAGTGACATGACCATTTGGTCAAAAGTAAGGATATCAACCTTCTATCTGAAATAAATGCATTCCTCAGAAAGTAATCTCTGCTGCTGGGGACTAATTTCACTCAAAGAATCGGGATGCTTTCATGCATAGACTGGTAACTGTTATTTGGGGTGAAAAGGCAGAGTCATCCgacttttgatttaattgatagATAAGTTAATGTTAGAGAACTAATGCTTCTAATCCGTCTTTACTTACCCTGCAGTCTCTACTGTGAATTCTTCTCATTGATCGACTTTGCAAGTATAACCATCCATGATCTGATGTTACATCTTCTAAATTTTGCGTATCCGATATTGTAACATCAATTGTATTATCATACTAACtggagagagaaaaaaaatgtagGACCAGCATGATTTTAGTTTTGTGATCTCCATGCAGATGTGTCTTATCGTAGGCTTGTATGGCGAACTGGATTCTTGTTACCCGTTCCTCATACTTAGGACAAATTCATTGCTGAATGATTAGTTTTTGGGGTCCACTGTTGTGGACTTGAATGATCACTAATAGCCAGTACGAGTTTCGCAAATTGGCTTTAGATTTCTCATAATTGTGACAAGGTTTGTCAAGAACAATTAGTCCTATTAGGTGGAAAAGCTTCCATCAGCTGTTTGTTTTGGTTATTTGCTTCAATTACAGTCCCTATTGCTCCCCATTGGCCTGTATCGGTTCTATTATTTCGTTATGTTCCTCAGCATAATCCAATTGATCCtgttgaatatatttattttatcatcttagcTAAATTATCTTACAATTGGTTGTTTATAGAAATATTGGATGTGAAAATTGAACGTGGATTTATGCTTTTAGTGGTGGTGAAAGCATTGATATGCATGCATGTCTCTTGAAAAGTGTATTAATAGTTTGATGATTTCTTCTAGTTTGGAAACcagtttcatattttaaagaTCATGCTTTGTTGATTTTGAAGAAAAGGTCAGATACAATGTTTTGGGATACCTTAAGTCTTTCTAGGGAATGGATTAAATCCAAAAGCATCATTGGATTTATGACATGATTGCAAGGGATTCTCCTTTCtttaagattattatttttattttgtaaaatgaacTATGTGATGTGctataaatgtaattatatacTACATCTGTTATAAatcttaataattatatagtTTTGTTTGGACATGAATGCTGGAATAATATGACTAAATTAGCACTCAATACTATGGAAGAAACAATAATGTTTTTGGTGGTTTTCATATCCTACTGAAGCTTATTAGTCATTGGATGCTAATCACAAA
This region includes:
- the LOC105767836 gene encoding LOW QUALITY PROTEIN: uncharacterized protein LOC105767836 (The sequence of the model RefSeq protein was modified relative to this genomic sequence to represent the inferred CDS: inserted 2 bases in 2 codons; substituted 1 base at 1 genomic stop codon), with amino-acid sequence GGRKHKAVHIFILDTGQDDHVIVLLDDYLKQVDRTCKIIKERKQGELEVFEWLQVHVIASKLETRIEHLELVSDPNINGLSCSFTFYVAGRKEVLSLLNRRRCKGMMLVHLERKRLXLFPXDVRFHFLCLIGLGXLKTAHTPTAIGVCVSKD